TCATTTCACCACAAGCGTCAGCAAGGTGGTGGAGAAAGTTGACAATGGTTGTCAATGGTTTACGAACATTTACAAACAACGGAGAAATCTCCACAAATGAAATGAGTAGCAACATTAGAATTGAGAAAATTTGCGAGTGGTGTGGCAAACAATTCACCGCTCAGACTACCGTCACTCGCTTCTGCTCGAAGCGATGTGCGGAGCACTCCTATAAGGAGCGAATGAGACAGCAGAAGATTCAACTCGCAAACTCAACTGTGCCAGCGACGACATCTGCTATTAAGGAGAAAGATTATCTGACAGTCGCGGAAACAGCGCAAGTGCTGGGTATGACTCGGCAGGGTATTTATAAACTGATTTATCGCGGTAATCTTGTTGCGGCCAAACTCAGTTCTCGTTTGACACTTATCAAACGTGAGAGTATAGACAAAATGCTTGATGGTTCCCCATATACAAAAAGGGAAACCAATGAAAAGAAAACGATAAGTGAGTTTTATACTCGCGCAGAAATTCGTGAGAAGTTCGGGGTCAAGGATTCGTGGATATACAAGGTCGTTGCCGAGAACAATGTGCCTAAGACCATTCTTCGTGGTAAGGCATATTTCAGCAAGAGCCATATCGACCGGCTTTTCTCTGCGAGAAAGGAGAATCCGGAAATTACGGAGTGGTATTCGGTCGAGGATATTCAGTCAAAGTATGGTATGACTCTCTCTGCGATATATTCTCTGGTGTCGAAAATCGGTATACCAAAGCGCAAAGAGGGTTCAAAGGTCTACTATTCCAAATATCACTTCGATGTGGCCAAGGGTGCTAAGTCAGCCGAGGATGTAGAGTTTATTTCGGTGGCTGATGCCATGGAGAAATACTTATTGACCCGTGACCAGCTGTATCACTACGTCAAAAGATACAAGATAACCAAGCTCCGCTGTGGTAAGCATGTCAAACTGAACGCCAAAGAGTTAGCCGAGTTATTCAACCCAAAGATTGAGTTATAATCCGGTGATTTTTCTCACCGGGCAACCACCTCTTTCCCTAACACATTATAAATCTAAAACAGCATAATATGGAATCAGCAACAATCACCAAAGTGACCCTCCGAAAAGAAAAACTCCGCAGCGGCAAACTGTCGCTCTATCTCGACTACTACCCACCCATCTGGAATCCGCACATCAAGAAGATGTCGCGCCGGGAGTTTCTCGGTCTGTATCTCATCGGTAATCCAAAAGACAAGTTCGAGCTTGATTACAACGAGGAAATCATGCTCAAAGCCCGTGGCATCCGTGCCACCCGCGAACTGGCAATCATCAATGAGGAGTTTGGCTTCCTTGACCGCACCAAGAAACAAGCGGACTTTCTTGAATACTTCGAGAGCAAGACCAAAGAGAAATATCAGAAATGGGAAATCGTCTATAAACACTTCAAGGACTTCTGTAATGGCAGATGTCTGATGAAAGACGTGACTATCGGACTGTGTAACGACTTTCGCACCTACATTCTCAGAATCGGGGTGAAACAAACGGGCAACATAATCTCACGCAACTCTGCCGCCGGATACTGGTCAACCTTCCGCGCTCTGTTGAAGTTGGCATATAAGGAAGGCTGGCTCCGTGAGAACGTCAATGACTACCTTGACCGCATTGACTGGGAGGAACCGAAAATCAACTATCTCGAAATCGAGGAGGTTAAGAAACTGGCTGCCACGCCATGCAAAGTC
The nucleotide sequence above comes from Duncaniella freteri. Encoded proteins:
- a CDS encoding helix-turn-helix domain-containing protein is translated as MSSNIRIEKICEWCGKQFTAQTTVTRFCSKRCAEHSYKERMRQQKIQLANSTVPATTSAIKEKDYLTVAETAQVLGMTRQGIYKLIYRGNLVAAKLSSRLTLIKRESIDKMLDGSPYTKRETNEKKTISEFYTRAEIREKFGVKDSWIYKVVAENNVPKTILRGKAYFSKSHIDRLFSARKENPEITEWYSVEDIQSKYGMTLSAIYSLVSKIGIPKRKEGSKVYYSKYHFDVAKGAKSAEDVEFISVADAMEKYLLTRDQLYHYVKRYKITKLRCGKHVKLNAKELAELFNPKIEL
- a CDS encoding tyrosine-type recombinase/integrase translates to MESATITKVTLRKEKLRSGKLSLYLDYYPPIWNPHIKKMSRREFLGLYLIGNPKDKFELDYNEEIMLKARGIRATRELAIINEEFGFLDRTKKQADFLEYFESKTKEKYQKWEIVYKHFKDFCNGRCLMKDVTIGLCNDFRTYILRIGVKQTGNIISRNSAAGYWSTFRALLKLAYKEGWLRENVNDYLDRIDWEEPKINYLEIEEVKKLAATPCKVDVLKRASLFACMTGLRISDILQLRWENIELSPDGGYCMRIRTQKTKTQATLPLSDEALSYCGEQGRGMVFKGLSRAHTREPFKKWLKDAGIKKKFTFHGLRHTYATLLITNGTDIYTVSKMLTHKNVATTQIYAEVISQKKRDAANSITLK